Sequence from the Maribellus comscasis genome:
CCAGCCAGGGCTCCCTTTCATTTCGCTGCGGACAATCAACCGGAACTCCTTTGTAATTCCCGTTTATTCCCCACCATGCATTTTTAAAAATCTGGTTAAGTAATAAATTTGAACTCTCAAAAGTCCCACTGTTTTCAATGTTATTGTAAACAACTTCTCCGATAAAATTCGCCAAATCCGGTTTTCCAGGGTAACCGGTAACCTCTACATAACGAAAACCATGGTAAACAAAAGTCGGATTCCATTCTTCTGTCTCTTCACCTTTCAGCGTGTAAACATCAGTTGATTTTGCATCCCGCAGGTTGTCGATCACAATTTCATTTTTATCGTTTACAATTTCGGCAAATTTCAAGCTTATCTGCGCGCCTCTCTCTCCCCTCACTTTAAACCTTATCCAGCCCACCATATTTTGCCCCATGTCGAGTACAAATTTCTCTGGTGTCAGATGTGTGATTGAAACCGGTTTAACAATTGCCATTACATTCATATTTTCATTCATCTGGGCTTCGATATCTCCCGGAGGGCCATCAACCACCTCTGCTGTCAACCAGCTTTTCTCGTCAAAACCCACCTTGTTCCATCCGGGCATTTCTTTACGTGCGTCATATTCTTCGCCATCGTATTCGTTATTGCTTCGAATCGGCCCGTCGGCGGTTCCTTTCCACGTTTCATCAGAAACAACAAAGTCTTTTGTCCCATCAACGTAATCTATTTCAAGCTGAAACAGCATTTTAGGATAACCAAAATCCTTTATTTTGTAGAATTTATATTTACGGCAAGAATAAAATTTGCCATTTCCCAGAATTATACCGATTGCGTTTTTGCCCGGTTGGATCTCCCCGGTAACATCAAAAACATTGTATTTAACATTTTTTGAAAAATCGGTTGGCGTGGGAGCCAACTCCTGGGTTCCAATTTTTTCGCCATTAAAAAACAATTCATACAAACCAAGCCCTACAATGTAAGCTTTTGCTGACAGTACTTCTTTTTTTACTTCAAACTCTCTACGAAAATATCTTGCTGAGAGTTTTGAAAAAACAGCCTCCTCGTCCCAGGGAAAAGCACGCTCAAAACCAATCCAGCTGCCCATCCAACTATTTTGATACCGCAAGCCCACCGACCAAAATGCCGGCTCGCTCCATTTGCTTTCACCTATTGGAGTCCAAACTTTTACCTTCCAGTAACAGGTTTCGCGTTCTTTTAACTCGCTACCCTTAAATAAAACGTTTACAGATTTATCCGAATGTACCTTCCCTGAATTCCATACATCTCCAATATTTTCTTTCAACTTTCCGGGACTGGACGAAACGATAATTTGATAATGTGTTTGGACAATTCCTCTTTGTTCGCCTAAAATTTCCCAACTCAATCGAGGGTTTCGGGCCTCAACAGCCAGAGGATTGACACGCATCTCGGTTTTCAGGTTTTCAACCTTAACTTCAGATGCCAGTAAATTTTGGGCTGCAAAATTAAAAAGCAGAAGAAAAATAAGCCAGACTTTTTTCACGATTCAGGAATTTAAGTAGTTATTCCCAAATGTAAAAAATTAGTTTATTAAATCGAAGCGTTTATATCCGACATGAAATTCTGAGAGAAAAGTCTCAATAAAATACAAACTAAAAGTTCAGCACCTCTTTCAGGTTCTTGTAACCGGTTTTACTTACTTTCAGTTTTGTTTTGTCATGTAGAATTACAATATAAGATTCCTTTTCATATTGCTGTATCTCATTGATTTCATCAACCTTAACAATATAGGAACGGTGAATACGAATAAAATCATTGGGATTAAGGGCGGCCTCAAAATATTTCATCGTTTTTTGTTTCATATAGCGCCCTTCTGTTGTATAAATCATTACATAATCGTCCATTGACTCTATATACCGCACCTGATCGACCGGAGAAATGTGAATTTTATGGCGATCTTTCACCACAATCCTGTCCAGATATTCTTCTTTTGGAAAATCACTCACTTTATCGGCAACATCAGAGCTTACACCCTCTTTTTGAATTCGTTCGACCACTTTGTCAACTGCTTCAGTCAGCCTGTCTTTTGAATAAGGTTTCAGCAAATAATCGGCCGCATTATATTCAAACGCTTTTAACGCATATTGGTCATAGGCAGTGGCAAAAATTATATTGGGTTTATGTTCCAGTAACTCCAACATTTCAAATCCGGTAATTTTTGGCATCTGTATATCAAGAAAAACCAAATCCGGTTTTAATTCGTTGATCACCTTTACTCCTTCAAAACCATTTTCACATTCTCCAATAATTTCAACTTTATCAATCGATTTTAAAAATGATTTTAACAAATTACGGGCTAATTCTTCATCTTCTACAATTACGGTTTTTAATTTGTCAGCCATAACACTTTATTTTTGCGGAATAGTTAAAGTTACTACAAATTCTTTTTTATTATCTGAAATTTTTAAGAGTCCCTGGTTCCCATAAATAATCTGAAGTCTTTCCCGAATATTTCGAAGTCCGATTCCCTCTCCTTTTTTGCTGAGTACATTTGGATCGTATGTGTTTGATATAATTACTTCCAGTCCTTTTTCCGTCATTGTACTGACCGTTTTTACATCAACGGGATCAGTTGCTTCGTAAACACCATACTTAATTGCATTTTCATACAATGGCTGCAAAATCATATTTGGAATCTCAGCTTTAAATGACTTTTCATCAATTTCAAACGAGGGATTCAGTTTTTTCCCAAACCTCACCTTTTCGATGTGCAAATACAATTTATTGTTTTCCAGTTCCTGTTTAAAAGAAACCTTTTCATTTTGATCGTGCTTTAAAGAATACCGCATCAATTGCGACAAATTGATAACCATCTCCTGCGCCTTTTCCGGATCGGTCATGGTCAAAGACGAAATACTGTTCAGGCTGTTAAAAAGAAAGTGAGGATTTATTTGAGACTTTAGTGCATGGAGTTCAGCCTCCTTTACAAGTGCCTTTAGTTTTCCTTCGCTTCTTAGTTTTTCTTTAAACCCATTGTAATAATTAATTGCATAAAAAAATACAACATATATGGTGTACATTGCATAACCGGTAAAAATACCATTGGCCATTCTGTTTTGCTCAAACCAACCAACCGGATCCGGATGGAATAACTTTATGGTAACAACACCAAAATACATCCATATAAATATGATAATTGATGCAGCAATGGCGTGCGCAAAAACAACCCTCCAGAAACTGTTATTCTCGAGTGTACTGAATTTGATAACAT
This genomic interval carries:
- a CDS encoding glycoside hydrolase family 78 protein — its product is MKKVWLIFLLLFNFAAQNLLASEVKVENLKTEMRVNPLAVEARNPRLSWEILGEQRGIVQTHYQIIVSSSPGKLKENIGDVWNSGKVHSDKSVNVLFKGSELKERETCYWKVKVWTPIGESKWSEPAFWSVGLRYQNSWMGSWIGFERAFPWDEEAVFSKLSARYFRREFEVKKEVLSAKAYIVGLGLYELFFNGEKIGTQELAPTPTDFSKNVKYNVFDVTGEIQPGKNAIGIILGNGKFYSCRKYKFYKIKDFGYPKMLFQLEIDYVDGTKDFVVSDETWKGTADGPIRSNNEYDGEEYDARKEMPGWNKVGFDEKSWLTAEVVDGPPGDIEAQMNENMNVMAIVKPVSITHLTPEKFVLDMGQNMVGWIRFKVRGERGAQISLKFAEIVNDKNEIVIDNLRDAKSTDVYTLKGEETEEWNPTFVYHGFRYVEVTGYPGKPDLANFIGEVVYNNIENSGTFESSNLLLNQIFKNAWWGINGNYKGVPVDCPQRNEREPWLGDRAIGCYGESFLFGNENLYAKWLDDIRLSQKKDGSICDVAPAYWKYYSDNMTWPGTFLMVADMLYTQFGYERGIVENYAAMKKWLEYMKERYMNNDFIVTKDSYGDWCEPPVTIEEGMGKTANVKYPSTLIATAYYYYFMQLMQKFALISGQVEDMEVHEELAQKIKKGFNEHFFNSRSSFYGENKLTENLLPLYFGMVPGSHEQKVFNTIVEIIEKENDGHLSTGMIGVQWLMRTLTGNGRADLAYQLATNKTYPSWGYMIENGATTIWELWNGNSAAPDMNSYNHVMMLGDLLIWYYENLAGIKSGSEAPGFKQIIMKPEIIEGLDFVNASYRSNYGLIKSSWEKTNNKFRWKVEIPANTSAIVYIPGNSVAAVTEGGLPLNNSDIFKFIKLDKNRVVYRIGSGTYDFVSGF
- a CDS encoding LytR/AlgR family response regulator transcription factor — protein: MADKLKTVIVEDEELARNLLKSFLKSIDKVEIIGECENGFEGVKVINELKPDLVFLDIQMPKITGFEMLELLEHKPNIIFATAYDQYALKAFEYNAADYLLKPYSKDRLTEAVDKVVERIQKEGVSSDVADKVSDFPKEEYLDRIVVKDRHKIHISPVDQVRYIESMDDYVMIYTTEGRYMKQKTMKYFEAALNPNDFIRIHRSYIVKVDEINEIQQYEKESYIVILHDKTKLKVSKTGYKNLKEVLNF
- a CDS encoding sensor histidine kinase, with the protein product MDFRHPFITNPRIAIYYGLFWGVAAVANILVLTISNNFNAVEAIVQVCAFMLSFAVIGAAIWYVIKFSTLENNSFWRVVFAHAIAASIIIFIWMYFGVVTIKLFHPDPVGWFEQNRMANGIFTGYAMYTIYVVFFYAINYYNGFKEKLRSEGKLKALVKEAELHALKSQINPHFLFNSLNSISSLTMTDPEKAQEMVINLSQLMRYSLKHDQNEKVSFKQELENNKLYLHIEKVRFGKKLNPSFEIDEKSFKAEIPNMILQPLYENAIKYGVYEATDPVDVKTVSTMTEKGLEVIISNTYDPNVLSKKGEGIGLRNIRERLQIIYGNQGLLKISDNKKEFVVTLTIPQK